One region of Oryza glaberrima chromosome 7, OglaRS2, whole genome shotgun sequence genomic DNA includes:
- the LOC127778902 gene encoding E3 ubiquitin-protein ligase EL5-like yields the protein MAVTATTVAAATTMMAAVAAVFLAFVLCFYIFVCAKRYRGGAPPAEGGVAARLWFLLGGGGGGGGAAGSGDAAWCYDGGLDEASMAKLPCRVVGKGEEAVDCAVCITELAAGETARVLPRCGHGFHVACVDMWLKSHSTCPLCRCPAVDEPPPAAPPPVVAPPEADPESPNFPTNVLFFGSQDEVSTGGAQSQQQHRSPPTTATPPSPPAPAVDAARVRGGLRRLLGCGGASPPPPPHQHEHADRDIEMGLAAGGETSSPAKSPHPSS from the coding sequence atggcggtgacggcgacgacggtggcggcggcgacgacgatgatggcggcggtggcggccgtgtTCCTGGCGTTCGTGCTCTGCTTCTACATATTCGTCTGCGCCAAGAGGTACaggggcggcgcgccgccggcggagggcggggtggcggcgaggctgtGGTTCTTGcttggaggtggcggcggcgggggaggcgcggcggggtCAGGGGACGCCGCGTGGTGCTACGACGGCGGGCTCGACGAGGCGTCCATGGCGAAGCTGCCGTGCAGGGTGGtggggaaaggggaggaggcggtggactgCGCGGTGTGCATCACGGAGCTCGCCGCGGGGGAGACGGCGCGCGTGCTGCCGCGGTGCGGCCACGGGTTCCACGTCGCGTGCGTCGACATGTGGCTCAAGTCCCACTCCACCTGCCCGCTCTGCCGCTGCCCCGCCGTcgacgagccgccgcccgccgcgccgccgccggtggtggcgccgcccgAGGCCGACCCGGAGTCCCCCAACTTCCCCACCAACGTCCTCTTCTTCGGCTCCCAGGACGAGGTGAGCACCGGCGGCGCGCaatcgcagcagcagcaccgctCGCCACCCACGACTGcgacgccaccgtcgccgccggcgccggcagtgGACGCGGCGAGGGTGCGGGGGGGACTGCGGCGGCTTCTCGGGTGTGGCGGCGCgtcgccgcccccaccgccgcacCAGCACGAGCACGCGGACAGGGACATCGAGatgggcctcgccgccggcggcgagaccaGCTCGCCGGCGAAGTCGCCGCATCCAAGCTCTTGA
- the LOC127780448 gene encoding alanine aminotransferase 2-like codes for MRRFVADRARRAVTSSAASMRAAATRSAAPSAGAAPSAPSPPAAAAAALAMASAMVRAMSTAAAGAAPVSLDTINPKVLKCEYAVRGEIVTHAQNLQQELQKNPDSLPFDEILYCNIGNPQSLGQQPVTFFREVLSLCDHPALLDKSETHALYSSDAIERSWQILDKIPGRATGAYSHSQGIKGLRDEIAAGIAARDGFHASGDNIFLTDGASPAVHMMMQLLIRSENDGILCPIPQYPLYSASIALHGGSLVPYFLDEETGWGLEVDELKKQLEEAQSKGITVRALVVINPGNPTGQVLAEENQKKIVEFCKNEGLVLLADEVYQENIYVEDKKFHSFKKIARSMGYTDDDLPLVSFQSVSKGYYGECGKRGGYMEVTGFSADVREQIYKVASVNLCSNVSGQILASLIMNPPKAGDESYESFMVEKDGILSSLARRAKALEEAFNSLEGITCNKAEGAMYLFPRIYLPQKAIGAAQAAGTAPDAYYARRLLEATGIVVVPGSGFGQVPGTWHFRCTILPQEDKIPAIISKFKEFHEKFMDEFRD; via the exons ATGCGCCGCTTCGTCGCCGACcgggcgcggcgcgcggtgacctcctccgccgcttcgatGCGCGCGGCCGCCACCAGATCAGCCGCGCCGTCTGCCGGGGCTGCCCCCTCGGCGCcatccccgccggcggcggcggcggcggcgctggccatGGCTTCCGCCATGGTGAGGGCCATGTCGACCGCGGCtgccggcgcggcgccggtgtCACTCGACACCATCAACCCCAAG GTGTTGAAGTGTGAATATGCTGTCCGTGGAGAGATTGTTACACATGCTCAG AATTTACAACAAGAATTACAGAAAAACCCAGACTCACTTCCTTTTGACGAG ATACTTTATTGCAACATTGGAAATCCCCAATCTCTTGGCCAGCAGCCAGTTACATTTTTCAGAGAG GTCTTGTCGTTATGTGATCATCCAGCTCTGCTGGATAAAAGTGAAACTCATGCTCTGTACAG TTCAGATGCTATAGAAAGATCATGGCAAATTCTAGACAAGATCCCAGGAAGAGCAACAGGAGCCTATAGCCATAGTCAG GGTATAAAGGGTTTGCGTGATGAAATTGCTGCTGGAATTGCTGCCCGTGATGGTTTTCATGCTAGTGGAGATAACATATTCCTAACAGATGGAGCAAGCCCAGCA GTGCACATGATGATGCAATTATTGATAAGATCTGAGAATGATGGCATTCTCTGCCCTATTCCGCAATACCCGCTCTACTCCGCGTCAATTGCTCTCCATGGTGGTTCTCTT GTTCCTTATTTCCTTGATGAAGAGACAGGTTGGGGACTGGAGGTTGATGAGCTTAAGAAACAATTGGAGGAGGCTCAGTCTAAGGGTATCACTGTTAGAGCACTTGTTGTTATAAATCCAGGGAACCCAACTGGGCAG GTTCTTGCTGAggaaaatcaaaagaaaattgtCGAATTCTGCAAAAATGAAGGACTTGTTCTTCTTGCAGATGAG GTGTAccaagaaaacatatatgtagaAGACAAGAAATTCCATTCTTTCAAAAAGATCGCACGATCAATGGGATACACAGATGATGATCTTCCTTTAGTATCATTCCAATCAGTTTCGAAAG GTTACTACGGAGAATGTGGAAAACGAGGAGGCTATATGGAAGTAACTGGATTTAGCGCTGATGTAAGGGAACAAATTTACAAGGTGGCATCAGTAAACCTGTGTTCCAACGTGTCTGGCCAAATACTCGCTAGCCTCATAATGAACCCACCGAAG GCTGGGGATGAATCCTATGAATCCTTCATGGTAGAGAAAGACGGGATCCTCTCCTCTCTGGCTCGACGTGCAAAG GCTTTGGAAGAAGCCTTCAACAGCTTAGAAGGCATAACATGCAACAAGGCCGAGGGTGCGATGTATCTCTTCCCTCGCATCTATTTGCCCCAGAAGGCAATTGGAGCTGCCCAAGCAGCTGGTACTGCCCCAGATGCGTATTATGCCCGCCGCCTTCTTGAAGCTACTGGAATTGTTGTTGTTCCTGGTTCTGGATTTGGGCAG GTTCCTGGAACGTGGCATTTTAGATGCACAATTTTGCCACAGGAGGACAAAATACCAGCGATCATATCCAAGTTCAAGGAGTTCCACGAGAAGTTCATGGATGAATTCCGGGATTAA